The Aquidulcibacter paucihalophilus genomic interval CGTCAGAACTGCGCGCCACAGTTTCGCCAGAGGCCGGGCGGCCTCATGGGGATCACACAACCAAGGGGAGACGCGCGATGTCGAAACGTCCGTTGAAACAGACCCTCGTCGGGCTGGTCAGCCTGGCCCTGGCCGCGCCGATGGCACCCCTGCCGGTGATGGCCCAGGAGGGCCGGCCGATCGATCCCGACAAGCCGTCGGACGGCGTCGTCTCCCCCGCCGCCTGTCAGGTGTTCGGCTTTACCCTGCCGGAAGACCGGGCCGCGACGACCTATGCCGCGCGCAGCGGCGGCGTGCCGATGTATGCGCCGCCGCCACCCCCGCCGCCGCCTCCGCCCCCGCCGCCAGGCGCGGCCGCTGCGGAAATGAACGACGTCGTCGTCACCGGGAGCCGGGTTCCCGGCGGGTCAGTGGTCACCGCGTCGCCGGTGATTTCCGGCGGCGTCATCGCGCCCAACGCGCCGCCGCCCGGGATCATCGCGCCGCCCCGCCCCGTCGACACCGAACGCTATCCCGACGCCACGCCCAACCCGGTGCGCCGCGTCGCCGACGAGCCGGTCTCGACCTTCTCGATCGACGTGGACACGGCCAGCTATTCAAATGTCCGGCGCTTCATCGACGAGGGCCGCGCCCCGCCGGCGGACTCGGTCCGGGTCGAGGAGCTGATCAACTATTTCGACTATGGCTATGACCGGCCGACCTCGGCGACCCAGCCGTTCGCCATCACTACGGCGGTGACGGACTCACCCTGGGCACCGGGGCGGCAGATCGTCCATGTCGCCCTGCAGGGCTATGAACTGCCCGAAGCCGAGCGCCGGCCGCTGAACCTGACCTTCCTCGTCGACGTATCCGGCTCGATGAGCAGCCCGGACAAGCTGGCCCTGGCGCAGAAGTCGATGAACCTGATCATCGACCGGCTGCGGCCGCAGGACACGGCGGCGGTGACCTTCTACGCCGAGGGAGCGGGCACGCGGCTGGCCCCGACGCCGGGCGACCAGAAGCTGAAGCTGCGCTGCGCCGTGGCCAGTCTGTACGCCTCGGGCGGCACGGCCGGCGCGACCGGCATGACCAATGCCTATGACCAGGCGCAGGCCAATTTCGCCCGCGACCGGGTCAACCGGATCCTGATGTTCACGGACGGCGACTTCAACGTCGGCGTCACCGACAACCTGCGCCTCGAGGACTATGTCGAGGCCAGGCGGGAAACCGGCATCTATCTGTCGGTCTATGGCTTCGGGCGCGGCAACTACCAGGACGCGCGGATGCAGACGATCGCCCAGGCCGGCAACGGGACGGCGGCCTATGTCGACGACCTGAACGAGGCGCGCCGGCTGTTCGGTCCGGCGTTTGACCGGGGGGCCTTCCCCATCGCCGACGACGTCAAGATCCAGGTCGAGTTCAACCCGGCGCGGGTCAGCGAATACCGGCTGATCGGCTATGAGACCCGGCTGCTCAACGAGGCCGATTTCAACAACGACCGCGTCGACGCCGGCGAGGTCGGATCCGGTGCCTCGGTGACGGCGCTGTACGAGATCACCCCGGTCGGCGGCCCCAGCCAGATGGGTGAGCGGCGCTATCCCGAGAACCGCAACAGCCTCGGCGTCGGCGGCGGCGATCCGGACGGCGAGGTCGGCTTCGTGCAGGTCCGCTTCAAACTGCCGGGCGAGCGGGACTCGCGCCTGATGCAACGGGTGCTGGCGAATGCGCCCAACCCGGGTGCCGCGCGGGCGCAGCCGCCGGAAAGCACCCGCTGGGCCATCGCCGTGGCCGCCTTCGGCCAGCGGCTGCGCGGCGACCCCTGGCTCGGCGACGGCTTCGACTGGGACGCCGTGCTGCAGCTGGCGCAGGGCGCGCGCGGCGAGGACCCTTACGGTGAACGGGCCGAGTTCGTGCAGATCGTCCGGGCGGCCCAGGGGTTGCCGGCGCGGGCGGTGCCGTAGATCAGTTTCCTTCTCCCCTTGGGAGAAGGTGGCCCGAAGGGCCGGATGTGGGTCGGCAGGTTGAAGCGGCGAAGCCGCCCCGGGACGGCCGACCCACACCCTTTCGCCTTGCCGATCGCTTCGCTCCCGGAGGCTCAAGCCCTCTCCCAATGGGAGAGGGAAAGCGGCATTGTTGTCCCGTGACCGACACCCTCTCCCCGAAGACCGCCCGCCGCATCGCCCTGGCCGCCCAAGGGTTCGGGCGCGCGCAGCCCGCCGCCCCCGGCCGCAGCCATGTTCGCGACGTCGCCCGGCGGCTGGGCGTGATCCAGATCGACAGCGTCAACGTCGTCACCCGCACCCACTATCTGCCCGGCTTCTCGCGGCTGGGGGACTATCCGCGCGAGGCGCTGGAGACCGAGGCCTGGGGGACGCGGCGGGGGCTGTTCGAATACTGGGGGCATGAGGCCTCGTTGCTGCCGCTGGAGCTGCAGCCGCTGCTGCGCTGGCGGATGGAGCGGGCGAAGGACGGGGCCATGTGGACCGGCCTGTCCCGCTTCGGGCGCGAGAAGGCCGACTATATCGAAGGGGTGCTGGCCGAGATCGAACGGCGCGGACCGGTGACCGGCGGCGACTTCGCGACCGGACCTCGCGGCGCGCCCGGCTGGTGGTCTTGGTCGGACGGCAAGCGGGCGCTGGAGTGGCTGTTCTGGGCCGGGCTGATCACCACGAAGACGCGCAACGGTTTCGAGCGCGTCTATGACCTGACCGAACGCGCCCTGCCCGCGCGGATCGTCGACCTGCCGACGCCGACCGAGGCCGAAGCGCAGCGGGAGCTGGTGCTTATCTCGGCGCGGGCCATGGGCGTGGCAACGGCGGCGGACCTGCGCGACTATTTCCGCCTGCCGCTGGCCGATGCGCGGGAGCGGGTGGCGGAACTGGTCGAGGCCGGCGAGCTGACGCCCGTCGCGGTCAAGGGCTGGCGGCAGCCGGCGTATCTGGCGGCGGGCGCGAAGACGCCGCGCAAGGTGACGGGCTCCGCCCTGCTGTCGCCGTTCGACAATCTGATCTGGACCCGTGACCGCACCGAGCGGCTGTTCGGAGTCAAGGTGCGGCTGGAGATCTACACCCCCGCCCACAAGCGGGCGCACGGCTACTATGTCCTGCCCTTCCTCGAGGACGAGGCGATCACGGCGCGGGTCGATCTGAAGTCCGACCGCAAGGCGGGCGTTCTGCTGGTGCAGGCGGCCTGGCGCGAGCCGGATGCGACGCCGGAAACCGCCGCGCGGCTGGCGGTCGAGCTGCGGCGGATGGCGGGATGGCTGGGGCTGGCGGAGGTCGAGGTCGTCGGGAAGGGGGACCTGGCGGAGGCGCTGAAGGGGGCGCTCTAACCCGCTATCGTCATTCCGGGCGAAGCGTAGCGGAGACCCGGAACCCAGCGGCGCGCGAGAGCGCGAAGCTGTCGCGGACAGTTTGCCCAAGAAGATCGCCTTCGGCGCCGCTGGGTTCCGGCCTTCGCCGGAATGACGATAGCAGGGGGTGTGCTCTAGAGGTCGAACTTCACCCCCTGCGCCAGCGGCAGGTCCCGGCTGAAGTTCACGGTCTGGGTCTGGCGACGCATATAGGCCTTCCAGGCGTCCGAGCCGCTCTCGCGGCCGCCGCCGGTGTCCTTCTCGCCGCCGAAGGCCCCGCCGATCTCGGCACCCGAGGGGCCGATGTTGACGTTGGCGATGCCGCAGTCAGAGCCCCAGGCGGAGAGGAAGGCTTCGGCCTCGCGGACGCTGTCGGTGAAGACGCAGGAGCTCAGGCCCTGGGGCACGGCGTTCTGCATGGCGACGGCTGCGTCGAAGTCCGACCAGGTCAGGACATAGAGGATGGGGGCGAAGGTCTCGTGCTGCACCACCGCGCTCTGGGCCGGCATGCGGACGATGGCGGGGCGGACGTAGACGCCGTCACGGTCGACGCGGTCGCCGCCGACAACGATCCGGCCGCCCTGTTCAACGGCCTGCGCCAGCGCCATGTCGAAGCCGTGCGCCGAAGCCTCGTCGATCAGCGGGCCGATCAGGATGCCGTCTCCGCGCGGGTCGCCGACGGGCAGGGTTTGATAGGCGGCGGCCAGACGGGCGACGAGGGCGTCGGCGATGCTCTCGTGCACCAGCAGGCGACGCAGGGTGGTGCAGCGCTGGCCGGCGGTGCCGACGGCCGAGAAGGCGATGGCGCGGACGGCCATGTCGAGGTCGGCGCTGGGCGTCACGATCATGGCGTTGTTGCCGCCGAGCTCCAGCAGGCTGCGGCCGAGGCGGGCGGCGACGGTCTGGGCCACGGCCCGGCCCATGCGGGTGGAGCCGGTGGCGGAGACGAGCGGGATGCGGGCGTCGGCGGCCAGCGCCTCGCCGGCCTCGCGACCGCCGATGACCAGCTGGGACAGGCCTTCCGGGGCGTCCGCAAAACGGGCGATGGCGCGGTCGAGGATGGCGTGGGTGGCCAGGGCGGTCAGGGGGGTCTTTTCCGACGGCTTCCAGATCACCGGGTCGCCGCAGACGAGGGCAAGGCAGGCGTTCCAGGCCCAGACCGCGACGGGGAAGTTGAAGGCCGAAATGACCAGCACCGGGCCCAGCGGCTGCCAGGTCTCGCGCATGTGGTGGCCGGGGCGTTCGGAGGCGATGGTGAGGCCGTAGATCTGGCGCGACAGGCCGACGGCGAAGTCGCAGATGTCGATCATCTCCTGCACCTCGCCGAGGCCCTCGGAGACGATCTTGCCGGCTTCGAGGGTGACGAGGCGGGCGAGGTCGTCCTTCGAGGCGCGCAGCTCCTCGCCCAGCAGGCGGACCAGTTCGCCGCGGCGCGGCGCGGGCAGACGTTTCCACTGATGGAAGGCGGTCACAGCGCGATCGGCGACGGCGCCGAGGTCAGGCGTCTCGGCCACGCGGCCGGCGACCGAGCCGTCGATGGGCGAGCGGGCCTCGAAGCCGTCGGAGCTCCAGACCGACGCGGGCACGCCCAGCCTTTGAAGAATTTCCTTCGCCTCGTTCGCCGCCGTCATCGTCGTTCTCCGTCGTGTGCCGGGCCGTTTAGCCTTCCCTGAGGCCGGGCGAAAGCGGAACCGGGCACAGGTCCGGGGGTTCTGGTCGCAACCCCAACCACCGGAGAACCCGCCATGAAAGTTCGCGACGTAATGAGCAAGGACGTCCAGGTCGCCCGGCCCGGCGACAGCCTTCAGGAAGTCGCCGCACGCATGGCGGCCGGCGATTTCGGCTTCATGCCGGTGGCCGACGGCGACACCCTGATCGGCACGATCACCGACCGCGACATCGCCGTCCGCGCCGTGGCCGGCGGCGCCGCCTGCACCTCGCCCGTGGTCGAGTACATCTCGCGCGACCCGCACAGCGCCCGCGATGATGACGATCTGAAGAGCGTGCTGGACGCCATGGGCACCAAACAGATCCGCCGCCTGCCGGTGCTGGACAAGGACAACCGGCTGGTCGGGGTGGTGTCCCTGGGCGACCTGTCCACGCGGGTGAAGGAGAAATACGCCGGCGAGGCGCTGGAAGGCATCTCGCGCAACTGACCCGGAGGCGGGCGTTAAGGTCCGCTTCACCCTTTCGCCAAACCGGGTGTTCACACGGCCGTGACAGGCTTGCGCTGAACACCGGAGAATCCGATGGCGCGTGCACAGTTCCAGAAGGGACAGAAGGTCTGGGTCGAATGCGTCGGCGCATGGGCCCAGATCGAGAAGGTCCAGCCCGTCTGGGCCAAGGGCTTCGAGGAACCCGTGCGCGTCACCTATGACGTCGGACTGGGCCGCGAGTTTCTCGGCCATGAGCTGCTGCTGCCCAGCGACGATCCGGCCGCCAACGCCGGCGAAACCTGGCGGTTGATGCGGGCGAGAAACAAGTGGCAGACCGCTGAGGACTGTCCCCACCACCCCTTCCCCGGCACCTACCCGGTGGTGGTAACCGACAAGGCGGACTGGGGCGGCTGGCGGGTGCCCGGCGCGGAATACGACCGCGACCCGGATCAGATCGAGTTCCAGGCCCGGCTGATCGCCGCCGCCCCGCGCCTGATGGCCCTGGCCGAGCGTCTGACCGCCTCGGTCGATGAGGCGCCGGACGACGCGCCGCCTGAACTGCTGATGCTGGCCCGCGAGGCGCGGACCGTGCTCAAGTCGGTCACCGACGTATTGTCGTCCCCGCCGGACGGAGCCGCCGCCGCACCGCGGCAATCGCGGGCGGCCTGAAGCACGGCAGCGCGATAAAAGGTTGATGGTTTCTAACCAAGCCTCGACAGGAATCCGCGACGCAGCCTAGATTCGCTGTTCAACGTCGAATCCTTGGGGAGAGCGCCTTGCGGGGTGAGGAGCGCCGCGTAACGAGCGAGGGGCGGCGCACAACCGATCGTGATCGGGGACCGCCCGCCTGGCTTCGCATCGCCATACTGGCGCTCGCCCTGGCGATCACGGCGCATGTCCTGCTGGTCGCGCGATCCCTGCAAGGTCCGGAGGCCGCGAGTCCGCTCAGCGGGTTCAGCTGGAGCGACCTGTGGGTCCTCGGCCCGCCGATCGCCATCGGCCTGTTCACGCTTGCCCTCGTCCTTCATCTGCAAGGCCGCCAACAGGGCATCAGCCGGGCCTGGGCGGCGTCCGAGCGGCGTTTCCGCGGCGCGGTCGAAGCCGCCCGCTGCGGCGTCTGGGAATGGGATACGGAGACGGAACAGGTCACCGTCTCGGACTATATGGCCGAGCTGATGGGGCTGGACCGGAGCGGGTCCATACCGTCCGACGAGATCATGGCCCGGATCCATCCGCGTTATCATGATGCCGTGCAGCATGCCCTGCGACAGGCCCAGACCTTCGGCGCGTTTGACGTCACCTTCCCGGTGGCTGATGCCCAGGGCAAGGCGCGCTGGATCGATGCCCGGGGTCAGGCCCGCGGCGACCGCGGCGAAGAAGGCTTCACCAGTGTCCTGGGCGTGGCGCTGGACACCACCGAGGCC includes:
- a CDS encoding CBS domain-containing protein, with amino-acid sequence MKVRDVMSKDVQVARPGDSLQEVAARMAAGDFGFMPVADGDTLIGTITDRDIAVRAVAGGAACTSPVVEYISRDPHSARDDDDLKSVLDAMGTKQIRRLPVLDKDNRLVGVVSLGDLSTRVKEKYAGEALEGISRN
- a CDS encoding aldehyde dehydrogenase family protein produces the protein MTAANEAKEILQRLGVPASVWSSDGFEARSPIDGSVAGRVAETPDLGAVADRAVTAFHQWKRLPAPRRGELVRLLGEELRASKDDLARLVTLEAGKIVSEGLGEVQEMIDICDFAVGLSRQIYGLTIASERPGHHMRETWQPLGPVLVISAFNFPVAVWAWNACLALVCGDPVIWKPSEKTPLTALATHAILDRAIARFADAPEGLSQLVIGGREAGEALAADARIPLVSATGSTRMGRAVAQTVAARLGRSLLELGGNNAMIVTPSADLDMAVRAIAFSAVGTAGQRCTTLRRLLVHESIADALVARLAAAYQTLPVGDPRGDGILIGPLIDEASAHGFDMALAQAVEQGGRIVVGGDRVDRDGVYVRPAIVRMPAQSAVVQHETFAPILYVLTWSDFDAAVAMQNAVPQGLSSCVFTDSVREAEAFLSAWGSDCGIANVNIGPSGAEIGGAFGGEKDTGGGRESGSDAWKAYMRRQTQTVNFSRDLPLAQGVKFDL
- a CDS encoding winged helix-turn-helix domain-containing protein, which encodes MTDTLSPKTARRIALAAQGFGRAQPAAPGRSHVRDVARRLGVIQIDSVNVVTRTHYLPGFSRLGDYPREALETEAWGTRRGLFEYWGHEASLLPLELQPLLRWRMERAKDGAMWTGLSRFGREKADYIEGVLAEIERRGPVTGGDFATGPRGAPGWWSWSDGKRALEWLFWAGLITTKTRNGFERVYDLTERALPARIVDLPTPTEAEAQRELVLISARAMGVATAADLRDYFRLPLADARERVAELVEAGELTPVAVKGWRQPAYLAAGAKTPRKVTGSALLSPFDNLIWTRDRTERLFGVKVRLEIYTPAHKRAHGYYVLPFLEDEAITARVDLKSDRKAGVLLVQAAWREPDATPETAARLAVELRRMAGWLGLAEVEVVGKGDLAEALKGAL
- a CDS encoding von Willebrand factor type A domain-containing protein; this translates as MSKRPLKQTLVGLVSLALAAPMAPLPVMAQEGRPIDPDKPSDGVVSPAACQVFGFTLPEDRAATTYAARSGGVPMYAPPPPPPPPPPPPPGAAAAEMNDVVVTGSRVPGGSVVTASPVISGGVIAPNAPPPGIIAPPRPVDTERYPDATPNPVRRVADEPVSTFSIDVDTASYSNVRRFIDEGRAPPADSVRVEELINYFDYGYDRPTSATQPFAITTAVTDSPWAPGRQIVHVALQGYELPEAERRPLNLTFLVDVSGSMSSPDKLALAQKSMNLIIDRLRPQDTAAVTFYAEGAGTRLAPTPGDQKLKLRCAVASLYASGGTAGATGMTNAYDQAQANFARDRVNRILMFTDGDFNVGVTDNLRLEDYVEARRETGIYLSVYGFGRGNYQDARMQTIAQAGNGTAAYVDDLNEARRLFGPAFDRGAFPIADDVKIQVEFNPARVSEYRLIGYETRLLNEADFNNDRVDAGEVGSGASVTALYEITPVGGPSQMGERRYPENRNSLGVGGGDPDGEVGFVQVRFKLPGERDSRLMQRVLANAPNPGAARAQPPESTRWAIAVAAFGQRLRGDPWLGDGFDWDAVLQLAQGARGEDPYGERAEFVQIVRAAQGLPARAVP